The DNA window GCCGCATACCCCCGGGCGTGCGCCTTCACCTCATGTGCGTCAACTCATCGCGTCGGGCTGACTCCGCACACGTCTGCGGCGGTGCGCAGCCCCCAGGGGACTGTGCACCGCCGCAGCGCTATGTCGTGTCACTTTTCGTGTGCCGCTACCAGCGGTACCAGCGTCCGCTGCCGCCCTTCGGGCGGGCGACGAACCCGATCAGCCACAGCACCAGCACCGCGATCGCGACCCACCAAAGAATCTCCACCGCGAAGCCGGCGCCGAAAAGGATCAGAACGAGCAGAAGAACGAGAAGCAGGGGAACCATAGTTATCAACCTCCGAAACAGCGGTTGCCCCGACCCTTCTCGATCATGCACGCGACATTTACAGGTTTCTTATCCTCGCAGGCGGGCAGTAGTACAGGCCGCCGTGCCGCCGCTACGTCGTCGTGGTGGACTGTCGGCGCTTGGCGCGTTCGACGTGCCGCAGCAGCGGTCGGCGCATTGGATGATCTCGACCTTCCTCGATCGATCGTGGAAGTCGACGGTGCGGTGGCTGGCAGAGGAAGCGACCTCCGGCTC is part of the Streptomyces subrutilus genome and encodes:
- a CDS encoding hydrophobic protein; amino-acid sequence: MVPLLLVLLLVLILFGAGFAVEILWWVAIAVLVLWLIGFVARPKGGSGRWYRW